A genome region from Jeongeupia sp. HS-3 includes the following:
- a CDS encoding adenine phosphoribosyltransferase: MELHSEEYIKARIRTVPDWPQPGVQFRDITPLLQDPKTFRVLVDTFVHRYMDQQLDVVAGVDARGFILGAVVAYELNLGFVPIRKKGKLPFTTVSEEYELEYGSAAVEIHCDACRAGDRVLLIDDLVATGGTMIAAAKLLTRIGATVVEAAAIVDLPELGGSALVAAQGIPLYTVCDFSGH, encoded by the coding sequence ATGGAGCTGCATAGCGAGGAGTACATCAAGGCCCGTATTCGTACGGTGCCCGATTGGCCGCAGCCGGGCGTGCAGTTTCGCGATATCACGCCGCTGTTGCAGGACCCGAAAACCTTTCGTGTTCTGGTCGATACCTTCGTGCATCGCTATATGGATCAGCAGCTCGACGTAGTGGCCGGGGTCGATGCGCGTGGATTTATTCTCGGTGCGGTCGTTGCTTACGAGCTCAATCTGGGTTTCGTACCCATTCGCAAAAAGGGCAAACTACCCTTTACGACGGTTTCCGAAGAGTATGAACTCGAGTACGGCTCGGCCGCTGTCGAGATCCACTGTGATGCCTGTCGTGCCGGCGATCGCGTGCTGTTGATCGATGACCTGGTCGCGACCGGCGGAACAATGATTGCTGCGGCCAAATTGTTGACGCGAATTGGCGCCACGGTGGTTGAGGCGGCGGCGATTGTCGATCTGCCCGAATTGGGTGGCTCTGCGCTGGTGGCCGCGCAAGGCATTCCGCTTTATACCGTTTGTGATTTTTCCGGCCATTAA
- a CDS encoding hypoxanthine-guanine phosphoribosyltransferase, whose product MELPEALTIIDNADLLHSDAEVLAAIERMASQMTAALKDTNPIVYTVLNGGLIVAGNLLPRLKFPLEMSYLHATRYRNDTSGGVLDWKVKPHDDLKGRTVVIVDDILDEGHTLAAIVEYIKAKDVKEIYVAVLVDKLHSRKAAGIKADFVGLKVDDRFLFGCGMDYQGYWRNTLAIYAVKGL is encoded by the coding sequence ATGGAATTGCCAGAAGCACTGACGATCATCGATAACGCCGACCTGCTGCATTCCGATGCCGAGGTGCTGGCTGCGATCGAACGGATGGCCAGCCAGATGACTGCTGCGCTCAAGGATACCAATCCGATCGTCTACACCGTGCTGAACGGCGGCCTGATCGTCGCCGGCAATCTGCTGCCGCGACTGAAATTCCCGCTGGAAATGTCCTACCTGCACGCGACGCGTTACCGCAATGACACCAGTGGTGGCGTGCTCGACTGGAAGGTAAAGCCGCACGACGACCTCAAGGGACGTACCGTGGTCATCGTTGACGATATCCTCGATGAAGGCCACACGCTGGCCGCCATCGTCGAGTACATCAAGGCGAAGGACGTCAAAGAGATCTACGTCGCGGTGCTGGTCGACAAGCTGCACAGCCGCAAGGCCGCAGGGATCAAGGCCGATTTCGTCGGTCTCAAGGTTGACGACCGCTTCCTGTTCGGCTGCGGCATGGATTATCAAGGCTACTGGCGCAATACTCTGGCCATCTACGCGGTCAAGGGTCTGTAA
- the glyA gene encoding serine hydroxymethyltransferase: MFSKSVTLSQYDPDLSAALQGEVVRQHEHIELIASENYTSPAVMEAQGSQLTNKYAEGYPGKRFYGGCEYVDVIEQLAIDRVKALFGAEYANVQPHSGSQANQAVYFSILKPGDTVMGMNLGHGGHLTHGSPANLSGKLFNIVAYGLNENEEIDYDDMERVAIETKPKLLIGGASAYALRFDWARMREIADKVGAYFMVDMAHYAGLIAAGVYPNPVPHAHFVTSTTHKTLRGPRGGIILAKAEFEKSINSNVFPTLQGGPLMHVIAGKAVAFKEAATPEFKAYQEQVIKNAQTMAATLAERGLRIISGRTESHVFLVDLRPKNLTGKAADAALGKAHITVNKNAIPNDPESPFVTSGIRIGSPAITTRGFKEAEAVQVANLIADVLDNPADEANLASVAEKVKALTAKFPVYVD; this comes from the coding sequence ATGTTCTCCAAGTCTGTCACTCTCTCGCAATACGATCCCGACCTCTCCGCTGCGCTGCAGGGCGAAGTGGTGCGCCAGCACGAACACATCGAACTGATCGCGTCGGAAAACTACACCAGCCCGGCCGTCATGGAAGCGCAGGGTTCACAGCTGACCAACAAGTACGCCGAAGGTTATCCGGGCAAGCGTTTCTACGGTGGCTGTGAATACGTTGATGTCATCGAGCAATTGGCGATCGACCGCGTCAAGGCGCTGTTCGGCGCCGAGTACGCCAACGTGCAACCGCATTCGGGTTCGCAGGCCAACCAGGCCGTGTATTTCTCGATCCTGAAGCCGGGCGATACCGTGATGGGGATGAACCTCGGTCACGGTGGTCACCTGACCCATGGTTCGCCGGCCAACCTGTCGGGCAAGTTGTTCAATATCGTCGCTTACGGCTTGAACGAAAACGAAGAAATTGATTACGACGATATGGAACGTGTCGCGATCGAAACCAAGCCGAAGCTGCTGATCGGCGGTGCTTCCGCCTACGCGCTGCGTTTCGACTGGGCACGCATGCGTGAAATCGCCGACAAGGTTGGCGCTTACTTCATGGTCGACATGGCGCACTACGCCGGCCTGATCGCCGCTGGCGTGTACCCGAACCCGGTGCCGCACGCGCACTTCGTGACCTCGACCACGCACAAGACGCTGCGCGGCCCGCGCGGCGGCATCATTCTGGCCAAGGCCGAGTTCGAGAAGTCGATCAACTCCAATGTGTTCCCGACGCTGCAAGGCGGCCCGCTGATGCACGTCATCGCCGGCAAGGCGGTGGCATTCAAGGAAGCGGCGACGCCGGAATTCAAGGCTTACCAAGAGCAAGTGATCAAGAACGCGCAAACGATGGCGGCAACGCTGGCCGAGCGCGGTCTGCGCATCATCTCGGGCCGTACCGAATCGCATGTGTTCCTGGTTGACCTGCGTCCGAAGAACTTGACCGGTAAGGCCGCCGATGCGGCACTGGGCAAGGCGCACATCACCGTCAACAAGAACGCGATTCCGAACGATCCGGAAAGCCCGTTCGTGACTTCGGGCATCCGTATCGGTTCCCCGGCGATCACCACGCGTGGTTTCAAGGAAGCGGAAGCCGTGCAAGTGGCGAATCTGATTGCCGATGTGCTCGACAATCCGGCCGACGAAGCCAATCTGGCGAGCGTTGCCGAGAAGGTGAAGGCGCTGACCGCGAAGTTCCCGGTCTACGTCGACTGA
- the nrdR gene encoding transcriptional regulator NrdR has translation MKCPFCGSPDTQVVDSRVSDEGDTVRRRRRCNVCDKRFTTYETAEVRMPQVVKQNGQRSEFDRDKIRISFQRALHKRPVPTQLMDEAISRIIQKVLSVGDREIMSRQIGEMVMAELAKLDKVAYIRFASVYRSFSDVDDFRDVIREVTKKD, from the coding sequence ATGAAATGTCCGTTCTGCGGTTCTCCCGATACTCAGGTGGTTGACTCGCGCGTGTCCGACGAGGGCGATACGGTACGCCGCCGACGTCGCTGCAATGTGTGCGACAAGCGCTTCACCACCTACGAAACCGCCGAAGTACGCATGCCGCAAGTCGTCAAGCAAAACGGCCAGCGTTCAGAGTTCGATCGCGACAAGATCCGCATTAGCTTCCAGCGCGCGCTGCACAAGCGCCCGGTGCCAACGCAGCTGATGGACGAGGCGATTTCACGCATCATCCAGAAGGTGCTCAGTGTGGGTGATCGCGAAATCATGTCGCGCCAGATTGGCGAGATGGTGATGGCCGAGCTCGCCAAGCTCGATAAGGTGGCCTATATCCGCTTCGCCTCGGTGTATCGCTCGTTTTCCGATGTCGATGATTTTCGCGATGTGATTCGCGAAGTCACCAAAAAGGACTGA
- a CDS encoding glutamine amidotransferase produces MSRTAWIIRHLAFEDLGTLAAPLVARGYTLRYLEAGVDRLDALADAAVDDLLVVLGGPIGVYQTHRYPWLLTETVAIAGWLESGRATLGICLGAQLIAAALGARVYQGNGKEIGWFPLTLTEAGVASPVRHLGADLTSMLHWHGDTFDLPANAELLASSGMYPHQAYRVGDRVLAFQCHPEIDPSRFEQWLIGHCDELDAAGIGFGVLREQTASHGERLRAQAALCIGEWLDSL; encoded by the coding sequence GTGTCGCGCACCGCCTGGATCATCCGTCATCTCGCCTTTGAAGACCTCGGTACGCTGGCTGCGCCGCTCGTTGCGCGTGGCTACACGCTGCGTTATCTCGAGGCCGGCGTTGATCGCCTCGACGCGCTGGCCGATGCTGCGGTGGACGATCTGCTGGTGGTGCTTGGTGGGCCGATTGGCGTCTATCAGACCCACCGCTATCCCTGGCTGCTGACCGAAACCGTTGCCATCGCCGGCTGGCTTGAGAGCGGCCGCGCGACGCTGGGTATTTGCCTTGGCGCGCAGCTGATCGCCGCTGCGCTCGGTGCGCGGGTTTATCAGGGAAACGGCAAGGAAATCGGCTGGTTTCCGCTCACGCTGACCGAAGCCGGGGTTGCGTCTCCGGTGCGGCATCTGGGGGCTGATCTGACGTCAATGCTGCACTGGCACGGTGACACTTTTGATTTGCCGGCGAATGCCGAGCTGCTGGCGTCCAGTGGCATGTACCCGCATCAGGCCTATCGTGTCGGCGATCGGGTGCTGGCTTTTCAGTGCCATCCGGAAATCGACCCTTCGCGTTTCGAGCAATGGCTGATCGGTCATTGCGATGAGCTGGATGCCGCCGGTATCGGCTTTGGCGTGCTGCGCGAGCAAACCGCCAGCCACGGCGAGCGCTTGCGTGCGCAGGCGGCGCTGTGCATCGGCGAGTGGCTGGATTCGCTATGA
- the ribD gene encoding bifunctional diaminohydroxyphosphoribosylaminopyrimidine deaminase/5-amino-6-(5-phosphoribosylamino)uracil reductase RibD, translating into MSDVPGMSDRIHMQHALRLAARGLYTTTPNPRVGCVIVKDGVVVGEGWHVRAGEPHAEVHALRMAGAAASGATAYVTLEPCSHHGRTPPCADALVQAGVARVVVAMTDPNPQVAGRGLARLRAAGIATASGVLEAEARELNVGFVSRMLRGRPWTRIKLAASLDGRIALADGQSKWITGAAARADVQRWRARSCAMLTGVNTVLADGAQLTVRDFDVERQPLRVVVDSALRTPVTARLLQAPGVLIAGASDGVNRAALEAAGAEVLLLPGSDGRVDLAALLLHLGGRGINELTVEAGGVLAGALLQAGLADELLLYQAPVLIGQGKPMADFALSSLTERFAPRVIERRSVGDDLRWTLRFTDPAQAFTGSIAENGQ; encoded by the coding sequence ATGAGCGACGTGCCGGGCATGAGCGATCGTATCCATATGCAGCATGCGCTGCGGCTCGCGGCGAGAGGGTTGTACACGACCACGCCGAACCCGCGCGTCGGCTGTGTGATCGTCAAGGATGGCGTCGTTGTCGGTGAAGGCTGGCATGTGCGCGCCGGTGAGCCGCACGCCGAAGTGCACGCCTTGCGCATGGCCGGCGCTGCCGCAAGCGGCGCCACCGCGTACGTGACGCTGGAGCCGTGCAGCCATCATGGCCGCACGCCGCCATGCGCCGATGCGCTGGTTCAAGCCGGTGTCGCCCGCGTGGTCGTGGCGATGACCGATCCGAATCCGCAAGTTGCCGGACGCGGACTGGCGCGACTGCGTGCTGCCGGCATTGCGACGGCGTCCGGTGTGCTCGAAGCCGAGGCGCGCGAGCTCAATGTCGGCTTTGTCAGCCGGATGCTGCGTGGCCGGCCTTGGACGCGGATCAAACTTGCTGCAAGTCTGGATGGCCGGATTGCCCTCGCCGACGGACAATCAAAATGGATTACCGGCGCCGCCGCGCGCGCCGATGTGCAACGCTGGCGCGCCCGTTCGTGCGCCATGCTCACCGGTGTGAATACCGTGCTTGCCGATGGTGCGCAGCTGACGGTGCGCGATTTCGATGTTGAACGCCAGCCGCTGCGCGTGGTGGTCGATAGCGCTTTGCGTACGCCTGTGACTGCACGGCTGTTGCAAGCACCGGGTGTGTTGATCGCTGGGGCGAGCGATGGCGTCAATCGTGCTGCGCTGGAAGCGGCCGGTGCCGAAGTGCTGCTTCTGCCCGGTAGTGATGGCCGGGTTGATCTGGCTGCGCTCTTGCTGCATCTGGGCGGGCGCGGCATCAACGAGCTGACCGTCGAGGCTGGCGGTGTGCTGGCCGGCGCCTTGTTGCAAGCGGGCTTGGCCGACGAGCTGCTGTTGTACCAGGCGCCAGTGCTGATCGGCCAGGGCAAGCCTATGGCCGATTTTGCCTTGTCGAGCCTGACCGAGCGCTTCGCGCCCCGGGTGATCGAGCGCCGCAGTGTCGGCGATGATCTGCGCTGGACCTTGCGCTTTACCGATCCGGCCCAAGCTTTCACAGGATCAATTGCGGAGAATGGACAATGA
- a CDS encoding zinc-ribbon domain-containing protein produces the protein MNEAQAAPLCPDCGKPLDILKACGATSYFCNHCNELKSSQRVRDYNASQPTAAGKEQR, from the coding sequence ATGAACGAAGCCCAAGCCGCACCGTTATGCCCCGATTGCGGCAAGCCGCTGGATATTCTCAAGGCTTGCGGCGCGACCAGTTATTTTTGCAACCACTGTAATGAGCTCAAATCATCGCAGCGGGTGCGCGACTACAACGCCAGCCAGCCGACGGCGGCCGGGAAGGAGCAGCGCTGA
- a CDS encoding riboflavin synthase — protein MFTGIVQAIGTIEHVEPFPGGVKLTVHAPELDFADVVLGDSISHNGACMTLIEQVDVHRYRIDVSDESLRCTVGLDVESGKVNLEKAMRLGDMLGGHLVSGHVDGVGDVVSFDPVGDNRELVVRAPKAMAKYLAAKGSVVVNGVSLTTNSVRDVEDGCVFSINLIPHTLSVTTLGSLAAGSRVNLEIDLIARYVERMLNAEQAQ, from the coding sequence ATGTTTACCGGAATTGTGCAAGCCATCGGCACCATCGAACACGTCGAGCCGTTTCCCGGCGGCGTGAAGCTGACCGTCCATGCGCCGGAGCTGGATTTTGCCGACGTGGTCCTGGGTGACAGCATCTCGCATAACGGCGCCTGCATGACCTTGATCGAGCAGGTCGATGTCCACCGTTATCGTATCGATGTCTCCGACGAATCGCTGCGCTGCACGGTTGGTCTTGATGTCGAGAGCGGCAAGGTCAATCTTGAAAAAGCCATGCGCCTTGGCGATATGCTCGGTGGGCATCTGGTTTCCGGCCATGTCGATGGGGTTGGCGATGTGGTCTCGTTCGATCCGGTTGGCGACAATCGCGAGCTGGTGGTGAGGGCGCCGAAGGCGATGGCCAAGTATCTGGCGGCCAAGGGCTCGGTCGTCGTCAATGGCGTGTCGTTGACGACCAACTCGGTGCGCGATGTCGAGGACGGTTGTGTGTTCTCGATCAACCTGATTCCGCACACGCTTTCGGTGACGACGCTGGGGTCGCTGGCCGCCGGTTCACGGGTCAATCTGGAAAT